A genomic stretch from Strix aluco isolate bStrAlu1 chromosome 12, bStrAlu1.hap1, whole genome shotgun sequence includes:
- the SENP8 gene encoding sentrin-specific protease 8 isoform X1: protein MIFPPSSSHDLLEYKLSQSSFQSFLECRSPDLLRMDPVVLSYMDSLLRQSDVALLEPPNWLNDHIIGFAFEYFANHQFQEFSDQVCFISPEVAQFIKCALSQEEIAIFLQPLDLLHKKLVFLPINDNSNQVAGGTHWSLLVYFRDKKCFAHYDSHSKCNSVHAKQVAGKLEAFLGKRGGKATFVEEKAPAQQNSYDCGMYVICNAEALCQGYFRGRPEPLLQLLTPSYVTQKRSEWKALITKLAQK from the exons ATGATATTCCCTCCCAGCTCTTCCCACGACCTTCTTGAATATAAACTTTCTCAAAGCAG CTTTCAAAGTTTCCTGGAGTGCCGCAGCCCCGACCTGCTCAGGATGGACCCTGTTGTTCTCAGTTACATGGACAGTTTGCTGAGGCAGTCGGATGTTGCCTTGCTGGAGCCCCCAAACTGGCTTAACGACCACATCATTGGGTTTGCCTTTGAGTACTTCGCCAACCACCAGTTCCAAGAATTTAGCGATCAGGTTTGTTTTATCAGCCCCGAAGTGGCTCAGTTCATTAAATGTGCCCTTAGTCAGGAAGAAATAGCCATATTCCTTCAACCGCTGGACCTTCTCCACAAGAAGCTGGTGTTCTTGCCTATCAATGATAACTCCAACCAGGTCGCTGGGGGCACCCACTGGAGCTTACTGGTTTATTTCAGGGACAAAAAGTGCTTTGCCCATTATGATTCCCACAGTAAATGCAACTCTGTCCATGCCAAGCAAGTGGCGGGGAAGCTGGAGGCCTTCTTGGGCAAAAGAGGGGGCAAAGCAACCTTTGTGGAGGAGAAGGCGCCTGCCCAGCAGAACAGCTATGACTGTGGGATGTACGTGATCTGCAACGCGGAGGCTCTGTGTCAGGGATACTTCAGGGGCCGGCCGGAGCCATTGCTGCAGCTCCTCACCCCCTCCTACGTCACGCAGAAGAGATCGGAGTGGAAAGCTCTCATCACCAAACTGGCACAGAAGTGA
- the SENP8 gene encoding sentrin-specific protease 8 isoform X2, whose protein sequence is MASLILSFQSFLECRSPDLLRMDPVVLSYMDSLLRQSDVALLEPPNWLNDHIIGFAFEYFANHQFQEFSDQVCFISPEVAQFIKCALSQEEIAIFLQPLDLLHKKLVFLPINDNSNQVAGGTHWSLLVYFRDKKCFAHYDSHSKCNSVHAKQVAGKLEAFLGKRGGKATFVEEKAPAQQNSYDCGMYVICNAEALCQGYFRGRPEPLLQLLTPSYVTQKRSEWKALITKLAQK, encoded by the exons ATGGCATCTCTCATCCTCAG CTTTCAAAGTTTCCTGGAGTGCCGCAGCCCCGACCTGCTCAGGATGGACCCTGTTGTTCTCAGTTACATGGACAGTTTGCTGAGGCAGTCGGATGTTGCCTTGCTGGAGCCCCCAAACTGGCTTAACGACCACATCATTGGGTTTGCCTTTGAGTACTTCGCCAACCACCAGTTCCAAGAATTTAGCGATCAGGTTTGTTTTATCAGCCCCGAAGTGGCTCAGTTCATTAAATGTGCCCTTAGTCAGGAAGAAATAGCCATATTCCTTCAACCGCTGGACCTTCTCCACAAGAAGCTGGTGTTCTTGCCTATCAATGATAACTCCAACCAGGTCGCTGGGGGCACCCACTGGAGCTTACTGGTTTATTTCAGGGACAAAAAGTGCTTTGCCCATTATGATTCCCACAGTAAATGCAACTCTGTCCATGCCAAGCAAGTGGCGGGGAAGCTGGAGGCCTTCTTGGGCAAAAGAGGGGGCAAAGCAACCTTTGTGGAGGAGAAGGCGCCTGCCCAGCAGAACAGCTATGACTGTGGGATGTACGTGATCTGCAACGCGGAGGCTCTGTGTCAGGGATACTTCAGGGGCCGGCCGGAGCCATTGCTGCAGCTCCTCACCCCCTCCTACGTCACGCAGAAGAGATCGGAGTGGAAAGCTCTCATCACCAAACTGGCACAGAAGTGA
- the SENP8 gene encoding sentrin-specific protease 8 isoform X3, producing the protein MDPVVLSYMDSLLRQSDVALLEPPNWLNDHIIGFAFEYFANHQFQEFSDQVCFISPEVAQFIKCALSQEEIAIFLQPLDLLHKKLVFLPINDNSNQVAGGTHWSLLVYFRDKKCFAHYDSHSKCNSVHAKQVAGKLEAFLGKRGGKATFVEEKAPAQQNSYDCGMYVICNAEALCQGYFRGRPEPLLQLLTPSYVTQKRSEWKALITKLAQK; encoded by the coding sequence ATGGACCCTGTTGTTCTCAGTTACATGGACAGTTTGCTGAGGCAGTCGGATGTTGCCTTGCTGGAGCCCCCAAACTGGCTTAACGACCACATCATTGGGTTTGCCTTTGAGTACTTCGCCAACCACCAGTTCCAAGAATTTAGCGATCAGGTTTGTTTTATCAGCCCCGAAGTGGCTCAGTTCATTAAATGTGCCCTTAGTCAGGAAGAAATAGCCATATTCCTTCAACCGCTGGACCTTCTCCACAAGAAGCTGGTGTTCTTGCCTATCAATGATAACTCCAACCAGGTCGCTGGGGGCACCCACTGGAGCTTACTGGTTTATTTCAGGGACAAAAAGTGCTTTGCCCATTATGATTCCCACAGTAAATGCAACTCTGTCCATGCCAAGCAAGTGGCGGGGAAGCTGGAGGCCTTCTTGGGCAAAAGAGGGGGCAAAGCAACCTTTGTGGAGGAGAAGGCGCCTGCCCAGCAGAACAGCTATGACTGTGGGATGTACGTGATCTGCAACGCGGAGGCTCTGTGTCAGGGATACTTCAGGGGCCGGCCGGAGCCATTGCTGCAGCTCCTCACCCCCTCCTACGTCACGCAGAAGAGATCGGAGTGGAAAGCTCTCATCACCAAACTGGCACAGAAGTGA